One Solanum pennellii chromosome 10, SPENNV200 genomic region harbors:
- the LOC107001700 gene encoding general transcription factor IIF subunit 2-like, with amino-acid sequence MAEKITGANPKTTVHGFTTNNNLDTRNADRRVWLMKCPTVVSRFFEQHQHSTSGETDLSFNPPRPVAKVTVVVDPLIANDSTQFTMELAGTSSGNMPTHYSMDMSTDFIPMSIFSESGQGRVSVEGKIYHKFDMKPHHENIENYGKLCRERTNKYMTKSRQIQVIDNDNAKHMRPMPGFFATKASGSAAEKKKVPSKGLEMKRTRRDRDEMEEIMFKLFERQSNWTLKQLVHETDQPEQFMKDMLKLLCIYNNKGAHQGTYELKPEYKRAEDKTDS; translated from the coding sequence ATGGCGGAGAAAATCACCGGAGCGAACCCTAAAACCACCGTGCACGGTTTTACAACCAACAACAATTTGGATACGAGAAATGCAGACCGACGTGTATGGTTGATGAAATGCCCTACCGTCGTCTCTCGATTCTTCGAACAGCATCAACACTCTACTTCCGGTGAAACTGATCTTTCTTTTAATCCTCCGAGACCTGTTGCCAAAGTCACCGTCGTCGTTGATCCTCTAATCGCCAATGATTCAACTCAATTCACCATGGAATTGGCCGGAACTTCATCTGGAAACATGCCGACTCACTACTCAATGGATATGTCAACAGATTTTATCCCAATGTCGATATTTTCCGAATCGGGTCAAGGAAGGGTTTCGGTTGAAGGGAAGATATatcacaaatttgacatgaagcCTCATCATGAAAACATTGAGAATTACGGGAAATTATGTCGAGAAAGGACGAATAAATACATGACGAAAAGTAGACAAATTCAGGTTATTGATAATGATAATGCTAAACATATGAGGCCTATGCCTGGATTTTTCGCAACTAAGGCTTCTGGATCTGCTGCAGAGAAGAAGAAGGTACCTAGTAAAGGATTAGAAATGAAAAGAACAAGGAGAGATCGTGATGAAATGGAAGAAATTATGTTCAAACTCTTTGAGAGGCAATCAAATTGGACGCTGAAACAGCTTGTCCATGAGACGGATCAGCCCGAGCAATTTATGAAAGACATGCTCAAACTACTCTGCATTTACAATAATAAGGGTGCTCATCAAGGCACTTATGAGCTGAAGCCGGAGTATAAGAGAGCAGAAGACAAGActgattcttga
- the LOC107001499 gene encoding uncharacterized protein LOC107001499, protein MGDFREEFSRLYDYAEQIKTTNPETTVSIRTSKNTISGKEVFMSIYICLGSLKSGCKEGCRRIIGLDGAFLKGLCKGKLLTCIFKDENNHMYPIAWAVVDKETKETWSWFFKCIRHNLELKEGEGLTVMSDMQKGLHLALIDVLPNAEIRWLVRHTWANWKKDWRGEERRRKLWKVVGHHLSWIVGARLKSIITMLEEIRVKVMESMNQMREFSEKWITDVSPMAMDILRRNAEIADNCEIRFNGDIGFEINDSPYKHVVDLKKKIYSTYDKHEDVAKK, encoded by the exons ATGGGAGATTTTAGAGAGGAGTTTTCTAGGTTGTATGATTATGCTGAGCAAATAAAGACCACAAATCCTGAAACTACTGTATCTATTAGGACATCCAAGAACACAATTTCAGGAAAAGAGGTGTTTATGAGCATTTATATTTGTCTTGGTTCCTTAAAAAGTGGATGCAAAGAAGGGTGTAGAAGGATTATTGGTTTAGATGGTGCATTTCTTAAAGGTTTATGTAAAGGTAAATTGTTAACTTGcattttcaaagatgaaaataatcatATGTACCCTATAGCATGGGCAGTAGTTGATAAAGAAACCAAGGAGACATGGTCTTGGTTTTTCAAGTGCATCAGACATAATTTGGAGCTTAAAGAAGGTGAAGGACTAACAGTGATGTCTGATATGCAGAAG GGTCTTCATCTTGCACTTATTGATGTATTGCCAAATGCTGAAATCAGATGGCTTGTTAGGCATACATGGGCAAACTGGAAGAAAGACTGGAGGGGtgaagaaaggagaagaaaattaTGGAAGGTTGTTGGGCACCATTTGAG TTGGATTGTAGGTGCTAggttaaaatcaataataactATGCTAGAGGAAATAAGAGTCAAAGTTATGGAAAGTATGAATCAAATGAGagaattttcagaaaaatggATTACTGATGTATCACCTATGGCTATGGATATTCTTAGAAGAAATGCTGAAATTGCAGATAATTGTGAGATAAGGTTTAATGGTGATATTGGCTTTGAGATAAATGATTCACCATATAAACATGTTGTTGACCTAAAAAAGAAG ATTTATTCAACCTATGACAAACATGAAGATGTGGCCAAAAAGTGA
- the LOC114074288 gene encoding putative disease resistance protein RGA3 — translation MNRNEPERYRYVPFRRPVLGEDDNGENSIKKILKLIYDYLPSPHLKKCFAYYAMFPKDFEFEKDQLIQLWMAEGFLHSCQEITVMEVIGNKFFQLLLRNSLLQDVKLDEHNITHCKMHDLVHDLAGDIFKYKMFDTIGDGRENLSQVSGIKELSAKIGKLIYLKYLDLSDTNITALPHSICELYNLQTFRVNGCYSLGELPFEMGNTISLRHIYFHSRSQMPLNMGQLTSFHTLQYFNVVLEKGRRIEELGRLKNLRGELTINDLQLVHNREESRKTYLQEKSNVYKLSYVWFHDEQECCETSDENVLDGLQPYPNLKTLEVKNYLDTRFPLWFRDKLLPNFINLKLSGCKRCKEIPSLGQLKFLQHLELLGLHKVECIKPTFYGIDGNNIGSSSNIQVFPSLKELVLEDMPSLIEWKGDEVGVRMFSRLEKLRISNCPLLKSTPSQFQILRELTIEEVDSAMPLLNLCSNLTSLITLSVYSVKDLTFFQMRCYATTFHFKTYGSQTAESFKNCHKACTISILLRA, via the exons ATGAATCGGAACGAACCAGAACGGTACCGGTACGTCCCGTTCCGTCGCCCAGTCTTAGGTGAAGATGATAATGGAGAAAATAGCATAAAGAAAATCCTAAAACTCATCTATGATTATCTACCATCTCCACATCTGAAAAAATGCTTTGCTTACTATGCAATGTTTCCAaaagattttgagtttgaaaaggatCAACTAATCCAACTCTGGATGGCGGAAGGCTTTCTCCATTCATGTCAAGAGATCACCGTAATGGAAGTTATCGGGAACaagttctttcaactcttgttGCGAAATTCCTTGCTACAAGATGTTAAGTTAGATGAGCACAATATTACACACTGTAAGATGCACGATCTTGTGCATGATTTGGCTGGAGATATcttcaaatataaaatgtttGATACGATTGGCGATGGTAGAGAAAATCTTTCTCAAGT TTCAGGAATCAAGGAGTTGTCAGCCAAAATCGGGAAGCTAATATACTTGAAATATCTTGATCTCTCAGACACTAACATCACAGCCTTGCCCCACTCCATTTGCGAGCTCTATAATTTGCAAACATTTAGAGTAAATGGCTGTTATTCACTCGGTGAACTTCCATTTGAGATGGGAAATACGATAAGTTTGAGACACATATATTTCCATTCTCGGTCTCAGATGCCACTAAACATGGGACAATTGACTTCTTTTCATACTCTACAATATTTCAATGTGGTTTTAGAGAAAGGTCGTCGTATAGAAGAATTAGGTCGTCTGAAGAACCTTAGAGGTGAATTGACAATCAATGATCTCCAATTGGTCCATAATAGAGAAGAATCTCGAAAAACATATTTACAAGAGAAATCAAATGTTTACAAGCTGTCATATGTGTGGTTCCATGATGAACAAGAATGCTGTGAAACCAGTGATGAGAATGTGTTGGATGGTCTTCAACCGTATCCTAACTTGAAAACCTTAGAAGTGAAGAACTATTTGGATACTAGATTTCCTTTATGGTTTAGAGACAAATTGCTACCAAACTTTATCAACTTGAAATTAAGTGGTTGCAAAAGATGCAAAGAAATTCCATCGCTTGGCCAACTGAAATTCCTTCAGCATCTTGAGCTGTTAGGGTTACATAAGGTAGAATGCATCAAACCTACCTTTTATGGTATTGATGGTAACAATATTGGATCAAGCAGCAATATCCAAGTGTTCCCATCATTGAAAGAACTAGTATTGGAGGATATGCCTAGCCTTATTGAGTGGAAGGGAGATGAAGTTGGAGTAAGAATGTTCTCTAGGCTTGAGAAGTTGAGGATTAGTAACTGTCCATTGTTAAAAAGTACTCCAAGTCAATTTCAAATCCTCCGTGAATTAACAATTGAAGAAGTTGACAGTGCAATGCCATTGTTGAACTTGTGCAGCAACTTGACTTCTCTCATAACACTTAGTGTCTATTCTGTGAAAGATCTCACTTTTTTCCAGATGAGATGCTATGCAACGACGTTTCACTTTAAGACCTATGGATCTCAGACTGCAGAGAGTTTCAAGAATTGTCACAAAGCTTGTACAATCTCCATTCTCTTAAGAGCTTAA